Proteins co-encoded in one Paraburkholderia edwinii genomic window:
- a CDS encoding ABC transporter ATP-binding protein: MSASPAAAFPAFDVSKRDRSDALTIVGLTVAYRVRGRDREVLQDISFRVRRGEAYGLVGESGCGKSTVAMAVLRYLARNGRVKAGRISIDGEDVESLDTVALRAMRANAISMVYQDPSRALNPSLTIARQVAEAFEVSGATYDEAMQRTLEMLRRVRIAAPERVMESYPHELSGGMQQRVVIAMALASNPALLILDEPTTGLDATVEAEVLELIAQLRKEYGTAVLFISHNLAVIGKMCERVGVLYAGKLVEEGATRDVFNRPRHPYTVGLLRCLPSPGRSKDTDRLDTIAGSLPTPGSITQGCIYADRCRLADDRCRREAPPPYRMSAQHGDQMARCHYHERAIELPRTNVNASTQAEESANSNAAQSAHSVEARTDTQAPAVAVAPKPNGAARVLRAEDISKTFHASGVALRAVDSVSLELATGETLGLVGESGSGKTTLAKMLLGLIAPDAGGVLELDGMPLASRVTRRNDEQVKSLQIVFQNPDSALNRAHSVKRLIGRALSRLTSLHGLAREERLATLAAAVRLPDRYLSARTRQLSGGLKQRVAIARAFAGDPRVVVCDEPTSALDVSVQAAILNLLADLQREHHVSYVFISHDLHVVRYLSDRIAVLYVGRLLEIGPAAAVFDGPHHPYTEALLSSVPTLDAHATNSGRERIRLEGEPPSPAAPPSGCVFHTRCPRKIGAICEQQDPPSADAGDGHRIRCHIPIDELRSLQRRR, encoded by the coding sequence ATGAGCGCGTCGCCGGCCGCAGCGTTTCCCGCCTTCGACGTGTCGAAGCGCGACCGTTCCGACGCGCTGACGATCGTCGGACTCACGGTCGCATACCGCGTGCGCGGTCGCGATCGCGAAGTGCTGCAGGACATATCGTTTCGCGTGCGGCGCGGTGAAGCGTATGGGCTTGTCGGCGAATCGGGCTGCGGTAAATCGACGGTCGCGATGGCCGTGCTGCGCTACCTCGCGCGCAACGGCCGCGTCAAGGCGGGCCGCATTTCGATCGATGGAGAGGATGTCGAATCACTCGATACGGTCGCGCTGCGCGCCATGCGCGCGAATGCGATCTCGATGGTCTATCAGGATCCATCGCGCGCGCTGAACCCTTCGTTGACAATCGCGCGCCAGGTCGCCGAAGCGTTCGAAGTATCGGGTGCGACCTACGACGAAGCGATGCAGCGCACGCTCGAGATGCTGCGACGCGTGCGTATCGCGGCGCCCGAGCGCGTGATGGAAAGTTATCCGCACGAATTGTCGGGCGGCATGCAGCAACGCGTCGTGATCGCGATGGCGCTCGCGTCGAACCCCGCGCTGCTGATCCTCGACGAGCCGACCACCGGGCTTGACGCGACCGTCGAAGCGGAAGTGCTCGAGCTGATCGCGCAACTGCGCAAGGAGTACGGCACCGCGGTGCTGTTTATCAGCCATAACCTCGCGGTGATCGGCAAGATGTGCGAGCGCGTCGGCGTGCTGTATGCGGGCAAGCTTGTCGAGGAAGGCGCGACGCGCGATGTGTTCAACCGGCCGCGTCACCCTTATACGGTCGGCTTGTTGCGCTGCCTGCCGAGCCCGGGCCGCAGCAAGGATACGGACCGGCTCGATACGATCGCGGGCAGCTTGCCGACGCCCGGTTCGATTACGCAGGGCTGCATTTATGCCGACCGCTGCCGGCTCGCCGACGATCGCTGCCGCCGCGAAGCGCCGCCGCCATACCGGATGAGCGCGCAACATGGCGATCAGATGGCGCGCTGTCACTATCATGAGCGCGCGATCGAGTTGCCGCGCACGAACGTGAATGCGTCGACGCAGGCTGAGGAATCTGCGAATTCGAATGCGGCGCAGTCCGCGCATTCCGTTGAAGCGCGAACAGACACGCAAGCGCCCGCGGTTGCAGTTGCTCCAAAGCCCAACGGCGCAGCACGCGTGCTGCGCGCCGAGGACATTTCGAAGACCTTCCACGCATCCGGCGTCGCGCTACGCGCTGTCGATTCGGTATCGCTCGAACTGGCGACGGGCGAAACACTGGGCCTTGTCGGCGAATCGGGCAGCGGCAAGACGACGCTCGCCAAGATGCTGCTCGGCCTGATCGCGCCCGACGCGGGCGGCGTGCTCGAACTCGACGGCATGCCCTTGGCCTCACGTGTGACACGCCGCAACGACGAACAGGTGAAGTCGCTGCAGATCGTGTTTCAGAACCCCGACTCCGCGCTCAATCGCGCGCATTCGGTCAAGCGACTGATCGGCCGCGCGCTGTCGCGACTCACATCACTGCATGGGCTCGCGCGTGAAGAGCGGCTCGCGACGCTCGCGGCCGCCGTGCGCTTGCCGGACCGCTATCTGAGCGCGCGCACGCGGCAATTGTCGGGCGGACTCAAGCAGCGCGTCGCGATCGCGCGCGCGTTCGCGGGCGACCCGCGTGTGGTTGTCTGCGACGAACCAACGTCCGCGCTCGACGTATCGGTGCAGGCCGCAATCCTGAACCTGCTTGCGGATTTGCAACGCGAGCACCACGTGAGCTACGTATTCATTTCGCACGACCTGCATGTGGTCCGTTATCTGTCGGATCGCATCGCCGTGCTGTATGTCGGACGGCTGCTCGAAATCGGTCCCGCCGCCGCTGTGTTCGATGGCCCACATCATCCGTACACCGAGGCGCTGCTGTCGTCGGTGCCGACACTCGATGCGCATGCAACGAATTCGGGCCGCGAGCGCATCCGTCTCGAAGGTGAACCACCGAGTCCCGCCGCGCCGCCTTCGGGATGCGTGTTTCATACGCGCTGTCCGCGCAAGATCGGCGCGATCTGCGAACAGCAGGACCCGCCCTCTGCCGATGCCGGCGACGGCCATCGCATCCGTTGCCATATCCCCATCGACGAGCTTCGCTCGCTTCAACGTCGCCGATGA
- a CDS encoding aldo/keto reductase, translating to MTTDIATVTLPDGERIPKLGQGTWEMGERASQRAAEIAALREGIELGMTLIDTAEMYGEGSTESLLGEALAGVRDDVFLVSKVYPHNASRRGVQAACERSLKRLKTDRLDLFLLHWRGSEPLEETVAGFEALRQAGKIRHWGVSNFDADDMDELAAVPHGDACATNQILFNVARRGPEFDLLPWLKARNIPAMAYSPVDHARLPKHSPLNDIAAAHGVSVFQIALAWVLQQPDVFAIPKAGRVEHVRDNRRAADIALSADDCAAIDAHFRPPLRKQPLEML from the coding sequence ATGACGACCGACATCGCCACCGTGACGCTGCCCGACGGCGAGCGCATTCCGAAGCTGGGGCAGGGCACGTGGGAGATGGGCGAGCGCGCGTCGCAGCGCGCGGCGGAGATCGCCGCGCTGCGCGAAGGCATCGAACTCGGCATGACGCTCATCGACACCGCGGAGATGTACGGCGAAGGCTCGACCGAATCGCTCCTCGGCGAAGCGCTCGCGGGTGTTCGCGACGATGTGTTTCTCGTCAGCAAGGTCTATCCGCATAACGCAAGCCGACGCGGCGTGCAGGCGGCGTGCGAGCGCTCGCTCAAGCGCCTGAAGACCGACCGGCTCGACCTGTTCCTGCTGCACTGGCGCGGCTCGGAGCCGCTCGAAGAAACGGTTGCGGGCTTCGAGGCGTTGCGCCAGGCCGGCAAGATCCGTCACTGGGGCGTCAGCAACTTCGACGCCGACGATATGGACGAACTCGCTGCGGTTCCGCACGGCGATGCCTGCGCGACGAACCAGATTCTCTTTAACGTCGCGCGGCGCGGGCCTGAATTCGACCTTCTGCCATGGCTTAAAGCGCGCAATATTCCGGCGATGGCCTATAGCCCGGTCGATCACGCGCGTTTGCCGAAGCACTCACCGCTCAATGACATCGCGGCCGCACATGGCGTATCGGTGTTTCAGATCGCGCTGGCGTGGGTGCTACAGCAGCCCGACGTGTTCGCGATTCCAAAGGCGGGACGTGTCGAGCATGTGCGCGATAACCGGCGCGCGGCGGATATTGCGCTGAGCGCCGACGACTGCGCGGCGATCGATGCGCACTTTCGTCCGCCGCTTCGGAAGCAGCCGCTCGAGATGCTGTGA
- a CDS encoding GntR family transcriptional regulator, translating into MNSTTEDRWRDLRPDPENDTPLYLQLARKLGHAIHDNRWNPGEALPSERVLSDALGVSRITARKAIALLVEQGLIRRTQGAGSFITPRYEDPLSRLSSFSEMLRRRGFTPSSQWLSREILPANRDEVIRLGLSPAAAVTRLRRLRLADGIVMAVENSTFPASVIPDPHAIGDSLYSYLEQRGLSIVRALQHFRAVNASAEIAQQMSIAQNEALLLITRVGYTSDQRAIELTDTYCRNDYYDFVAELRK; encoded by the coding sequence ATGAACTCAACCACGGAAGACCGCTGGCGCGATTTGCGCCCGGACCCGGAAAACGATACGCCGCTTTACTTGCAACTCGCCCGCAAGCTCGGCCATGCCATTCATGACAATCGCTGGAACCCCGGGGAAGCATTGCCTTCCGAACGCGTGCTGTCCGACGCGCTCGGCGTGTCGCGCATCACGGCGCGCAAGGCGATCGCGCTGCTCGTCGAACAGGGGTTGATCCGCCGCACGCAGGGAGCGGGCAGCTTTATCACGCCGCGCTATGAAGATCCGTTGTCGCGGCTGTCAAGCTTCAGCGAAATGCTGCGCCGGCGCGGCTTCACGCCGAGCTCGCAGTGGCTGTCGCGCGAGATCCTGCCGGCGAACCGCGATGAAGTGATCCGTCTCGGGCTGTCGCCGGCGGCCGCCGTTACACGTTTGCGCCGCTTGCGGCTCGCGGACGGCATCGTGATGGCGGTCGAGAATTCGACGTTCCCCGCATCGGTCATTCCCGATCCGCATGCGATCGGCGATTCGCTGTATTCGTATCTCGAGCAGCGCGGCTTGTCGATCGTACGCGCGCTGCAACACTTTCGCGCGGTCAATGCGAGCGCGGAAATTGCGCAGCAGATGAGCATTGCGCAGAACGAAGCACTGCTGTTGATCACGCGTGTCGGCTATACGTCGGACCAGCGCGCGATTGAGCTGACCGATACGTATTGCCGCAACGACTACTACGACTTCGTGGCGGAACTGCGGAAATAG
- a CDS encoding CoA transferase — MTPLIALDHLWTVAGCDAVALDAVSITGNDPALPSVFRVGTLAAATIAATGLAAAECYRLQSGAQNGQRQRVHVDVGHALTAFRSERYLRVNDGPPLDMRNPIFGFFETRDGRWVQLHTNFPYHLEGVLKILGCANERASVAQAIRHWDGAMLDQTLADAGLPGALIRTPREWAALEQAKAIANLPLFEIERIGDAPPQPIASSGLAGSGSLAQPAASAGLVDRPLSGVRVLDLSRIIAGPVAGRALASHGAQVLLVNGPHLPNIAPLVIDTGRGKRSATLDLRDAAGRAQLEALTRDADVFLQAYRPGALAAHGFGPEALAQLRPGIVCVSICAYGHAGPWATRRGFDSLVQSASGIAHTEARAAGVDGPKHLPCQALDHGTGYLAAFGAMVALARRATEGGSWHVRLSLAQTGRWLQSLGQIEDGWRAPEVRFDDVKDLLEAVDSLFGRVLGTPPAEQLSETPARYGRPPVPIGTDQACWES; from the coding sequence ATGACGCCTCTCATTGCTCTGGACCATCTGTGGACCGTGGCCGGCTGCGACGCCGTGGCACTCGACGCCGTATCGATCACCGGCAACGATCCCGCGCTGCCGTCGGTGTTCCGCGTCGGCACGCTCGCGGCCGCGACGATTGCGGCGACGGGGTTGGCCGCGGCGGAGTGTTATCGGCTGCAAAGCGGGGCGCAAAACGGGCAGCGGCAACGCGTCCACGTCGACGTGGGGCACGCGCTGACCGCGTTCCGCAGCGAACGGTATCTGCGTGTGAACGATGGTCCGCCGCTCGACATGCGCAACCCGATCTTCGGCTTCTTCGAGACGCGTGACGGCCGGTGGGTGCAGTTGCACACGAATTTTCCGTATCACCTCGAAGGTGTGCTGAAAATCCTCGGCTGCGCGAACGAAAGAGCTTCCGTCGCACAGGCGATTCGCCATTGGGACGGCGCCATGCTCGATCAGACGCTCGCCGATGCGGGTCTGCCTGGCGCGCTGATTCGCACGCCGCGCGAATGGGCGGCGCTCGAACAGGCGAAAGCGATTGCGAATCTGCCGCTCTTCGAGATCGAGCGTATTGGCGATGCGCCGCCGCAGCCAATTGCTTCGTCAGGCTTGGCCGGCAGTGGCTCGCTCGCTCAACCCGCTGCATCGGCCGGATTGGTCGACCGGCCGCTTTCCGGCGTGCGTGTGCTCGATCTGTCGCGGATCATCGCGGGGCCGGTCGCGGGACGCGCGCTCGCGTCGCACGGCGCGCAGGTGCTGCTCGTCAACGGGCCGCATCTGCCGAATATCGCGCCGCTCGTGATCGACACGGGCCGCGGCAAGCGTTCGGCGACGCTCGATCTGCGCGACGCGGCGGGCCGCGCGCAACTCGAAGCGCTCACGCGCGATGCCGATGTGTTCCTGCAGGCGTATCGGCCGGGCGCGCTTGCCGCGCATGGTTTCGGTCCGGAGGCGCTCGCGCAGTTGAGGCCCGGCATCGTCTGCGTGTCGATTTGCGCCTATGGGCACGCAGGGCCGTGGGCCACGCGGCGCGGCTTCGATAGCCTCGTGCAGTCGGCAAGCGGCATTGCGCATACGGAGGCGCGCGCGGCCGGCGTCGATGGTCCGAAGCATTTGCCGTGTCAGGCGCTCGATCACGGCACCGGCTATCTCGCCGCGTTTGGCGCGATGGTGGCGCTCGCGCGCCGCGCGACAGAGGGCGGCAGCTGGCACGTGCGGCTGTCGCTCGCGCAGACCGGCCGCTGGTTGCAGTCGCTTGGGCAGATCGAGGACGGCTGGCGCGCGCCCGAGGTCAGATTCGACGATGTGAAGGATTTGCTCGAGGCGGTCGATTCGCTGTTTGGCCGCGTGCTCGGTACGCCGCCGGCCGAGCAGCTTTCGGAGACGCCGGCGCGCTATGGCCGGCCGCCGGTGCCGATCGGTACCGATCAGGCGTGCTGGGAGAGCTAG
- a CDS encoding citrate synthase family protein yields the protein MSATRPTGVSPGRATATPSGRYLSADEAAQALGISLPTLYAYVSRGMLRSSPDADSKRRLYDADEVRRLARRKADGKRAGKVAQKVLDWGVPVLESAITLIADGRLFYRGHDAIELARTASLEDTAALLWDCSERRIAQAPAAPIAAAQWSAWLKLWSDSTPLDRALVLLPATAAQMPRVWALGRDAQLDTACVLLRLVAAAMISAAPSNDPLHRQLAAAWGVRSRPQVNLLRAALVACADHELNASTFTVRCITSTGTHLFGAIAGGLAALSGPRHGGETVRVAALFDDASRAPDLDRFLATRLAREEHSDARSVSTLETQALRAPLPGFGHPLYPDGDPRAKLLLEMLTDCAPARSPLVEVQRLAAAMRDTAGVQPTVDYALAAIERVLALPSGAAFTLFAVGRVAGWIAHAIEQTADGRLIRPRARYIGAYEGHS from the coding sequence ATGTCCGCCACCCGCCCCACAGGCGTTTCGCCTGGTCGCGCCACAGCAACTCCCTCGGGCCGCTATCTCTCGGCTGACGAAGCCGCGCAGGCCCTCGGCATCAGCCTGCCGACGCTCTACGCGTACGTCAGCCGCGGCATGCTGCGCTCCTCGCCCGATGCCGATTCGAAGCGGCGTCTGTACGACGCGGACGAAGTACGACGTCTCGCGCGGCGCAAAGCCGATGGCAAGCGCGCGGGCAAAGTGGCGCAGAAGGTGCTCGACTGGGGCGTGCCGGTCCTCGAATCCGCCATCACGCTGATCGCCGACGGGCGGCTCTTCTATCGCGGGCACGATGCAATCGAACTGGCGCGCACGGCCTCGCTCGAAGACACCGCCGCGTTGCTATGGGATTGCAGCGAGCGACGCATCGCGCAGGCGCCGGCCGCGCCGATCGCCGCCGCGCAATGGTCCGCATGGCTGAAATTGTGGAGCGACAGCACGCCGCTCGATCGCGCGCTTGTGCTGCTGCCCGCCACCGCGGCGCAAATGCCGCGCGTCTGGGCGCTTGGACGCGATGCGCAACTCGACACCGCGTGCGTGCTGTTGCGTCTCGTGGCCGCCGCGATGATCTCGGCCGCGCCGTCGAACGATCCGCTGCATCGGCAACTCGCGGCCGCATGGGGCGTGCGCAGCCGGCCGCAGGTCAACCTGTTGCGCGCGGCGCTCGTCGCGTGCGCCGATCATGAACTGAACGCGTCGACGTTCACGGTGCGCTGCATCACGTCGACCGGCACGCACCTGTTCGGCGCGATCGCAGGCGGCCTCGCCGCGCTGTCGGGGCCGCGGCACGGCGGCGAAACGGTGCGCGTCGCGGCGCTGTTCGACGATGCATCGCGCGCGCCCGACCTCGATCGCTTCCTCGCCACGCGTCTAGCACGCGAAGAACATAGCGATGCACGCAGCGTCAGCACACTTGAAACGCAGGCGCTGCGCGCGCCGCTGCCGGGGTTCGGTCATCCGCTCTATCCGGACGGCGACCCGCGCGCCAAGCTGCTGTTAGAGATGCTCACCGACTGCGCGCCCGCGCGTTCGCCGCTCGTCGAGGTGCAACGGCTCGCCGCGGCCATGCGCGACACGGCCGGCGTGCAGCCGACCGTCGACTATGCGTTGGCGGCAATCGAGCGCGTGCTTGCGTTGCCGTCTGGCGCGGCGTTCACGCTGTTTGCGGTGGGACGGGTGGCGGGCTGGATCGCGCACGCGATCGAACAGACAGCGGACGGCAGGCTGATTCGCCCACGCGCCCGCTATATCGGCGCATACGAAGGACATAGCTGA
- a CDS encoding DUF2917 domain-containing protein: MREIRTFELEHGEPAAAWRVAQPLLLKVTAGEVWLTMEGDAMDYWLSRGDTFRLPRGATAWLSAGSHGARVVLSGNRRFTGWPLTRTSAWSWLPRWLLPV; encoded by the coding sequence ATGCGCGAAATCCGAACGTTTGAACTCGAACACGGCGAGCCGGCGGCCGCGTGGCGTGTCGCGCAGCCGCTCCTGCTCAAAGTCACGGCCGGCGAGGTGTGGCTGACGATGGAAGGCGATGCGATGGATTATTGGCTCTCGCGCGGCGACACTTTCAGGCTGCCGCGTGGCGCGACCGCGTGGCTGAGCGCCGGCAGCCATGGCGCGCGGGTCGTGCTGTCGGGGAACCGGCGCTTCACCGGGTGGCCTTTGACGCGCACGTCGGCATGGAGCTGGTTGCCGCGCTGGCTGTTGCCGGTTTAG